GGCTGTGAATGTCTTCCCACAGTTTGTAACACTTAGCGCAAGAGATTGGAGCCTCTGGCAAAATACTTTCCCCCCCTCAATTTAAGGGGCTGCAAGACATCCAGAATCCTGTGATGTGGTATGGTTTATTACTTTATAGAGGAATTTCAAGATGTTGTGTCTGATTTCAATGTCAGACATTGGAAGATTGTGTGTCTTAGACAAACATATATAGTCGATTATGGGACGTGGTAGATACTTGAAAATAGCAATGGTGGTTCAGATTTTCATGGTTTTAAATGTGAGGATCTTTTATTGTTTCCAGTCCCAACAAGACAGAGTTCATCAAGGCCAAATATCAGATGCTGGCGTACGTCCATCGGATGCCTTGTCGTGAGGATGACAGCGTAACAGCAAAAGACCTCAGCAAGGTGAGAAATTGGACAAGTTGGATTACTTGTATATTAAAAGTATTCATTCCAATAAATCGTCCTGTGTGATTTAGAAAGAGAAAAGTGCACATAGGTGAATGCACAGTTGATGCACCCAAAACTTATTTTGTTGTATCTGTGCAATATTTTTAAGTAATTTCTTTGTGTATCCCTAACCTGCAGTAATCTCAATTTCCAGAAGAATAATTCATTATGTCTGTCAGTTCTGGGCAAGTGTATCCAGGGAAGGCAGCACTTTGTGCATGCACTTCACAATCAGATTAGAAACAAACTACTTGTCAATCTCCTCTCAGCAACTCCATTCAAGTGTCCGGACCGGCAACCTGGAGACCTGTCTCAGACTCTTATCTTTGGGAGCACAGGCCAACTTCTTCCATCCAGTAAGTGTGGTGgaacaagacaaaaataaatacaacatttgTAAAGTTTACATTGGAATAATACTAATAAACcgtgttgtttttttgggaCGACAGGAGAAAGGAAACACCCCACTACACATAGCAGCAAAAGCAGGACAAATGTTACAGGCAGAACTGTTGGCAGTTTATGGAGCTGATCCCGGGGCTCTGGACTCCAGTGGAAAGACCCCCATCGATTATGCAAGGTAAAACAGGGCCTATGTTTTACATTTATCTTAGCTTTCTATTTGTTTCACTAAAGGATGTGTTTAGCTATGAGCAGGGGTAGGTCTGTACATTATGATTTTAGAGATGCAACAACAtggaaagtgttgttttgaagtgcaagtCCCAGCTAGGCAAGTTCACAGGCCACCTCTGTCACACATGATCTGCAGCGAGCTCTGTGGTGTAATCTCACAGCGTTGGCTGTATAGAAAACGTAGCAAACTGCCAACAGTTTTACTACTGCTGTGGTTCACATAGCCTGTAGTGTCTCTGCAAGCATTGCCTTCACATACACAGCCCAGCTCACTGGTGCCTGTGCTACAGGAAATGCTACACATCCTTAAGACATTAAAGCATGTGCACAGAAACAAGCTGTTGCGTGTAGAAAATGTGCACTATTTATACGTTGGTTGTACATGTTGCAGGTTATCGCTGAAAACGAAAGTGGCAGAAACTGGTAGAAAACTAGTCAGAAGCTGGGAAAGTCCTGCTCAAATGGCTTAAATGTTTAGCATGCCTCACACTACAATGAGCATTCGACACAGCCCCATTGGCGTTATATCAGTCTGACTAATTCAATAAGAGTATGACTAAgtgaggcaggagaggaagaaaaaactgcagctcagtgtgctAGCTGACTCAGCTCGACTAGTTTAGCAAAAGTGGGAACGAAGACCTAGAAATAAAAACTAGAAAATGTCTACACTGAACAGCCATGTGAGCTAAAGATTCACTGCCTTGTGTAACTTAACTTGAGTAAAAATGATCTTTCTGGCATAAGAGAGGCTCAGCGGTGTCTAAGCACGACAGGTCAAACATGCCAGCTAACACCCACGGAGCCTCTACTTCAGTTCTGTGCTAATTTCTTTCTAAACTTTAGAGAGGCAAGGTTTTGAGATTTAATTGAAAGGCATTCTACCTGAGGCAGTCTTTAGCCTTAGTGCCGAGCCATATTTCATGAAACGTGACCTTTTATTCCTAATCTGTGCAGACAAGCTGGGCATCAGGAGCTGGCAGAGAGGCTAGTGGAGATACAGTATGAACTCACTGACCGGTTAACATTTTACCTTTGTGGTAGAAGACCGGGTAAGTAGGCACATCAAGCGTAGCTGCTGCATGGCATTTTAGagctgatgattttttttttctccttttagtTTGATGGTAGTTGCTCTCTCTCATGTCCTCTTTGTGTTGTAGATCACAGAAATGGGCAACACTTCATCATCCCACAGATGGCAGACAGGTAAAATGCTTTAAGTCATAGAAGggtttttgttttatatctcTTAGGAACAAAAGTCGAGATCATGCAATCCACAGGAAAAACCATTATTATCAGCTCTCCAGGCTGCCAGTCAGTAGTGTGCTAAATGCTTTTGCTCTGTGTAAAGGCAGTGTGGCAGACATTCACAAAATACTTACAATCTTATTTTTCCTATGCTGCATTCTTTTGATGGAATAAGAAATAAGTAAGTATTTTTGTTAGTTTTGCCTTTGTGTGCCTCTCCGTTTGtaattttgtcatcagaaaaataatcaatttgaATTTTTCGTCCAAAGCAGCCTGGATTTGTCTGAGTTTGCAAAAGCTGCAAAGAAGAAGCTCCAGTCGGTGAGACATTGCTACATGTGGCTTGAGGTCCAAAGTGCCTTCTCTTCTTAAGTTTTAAAAGTGAACCAAAaattctgtgttgttttgttccaGCTAAGTAACCACCAGTTTGAAGAACTTGCCATGGATGTTTATGATGAAGTagacagaagagaaacagatgCAGGTGAAGTTCTAAGAATAGTAAAaatacactatatatatataatgctGTTTTATGTTTAGATTTTGACTTCTGTCTTGTGTTATATAAAtcttattctgtgttttttttccagtgtggtTGGCCACTCAGAACCACAGCACACTTGTAACAGACACTACAGTTGTGCCTTTTCTGCCTGTCAATCCAGAGTACTCATCTACCAGAAACCAGGCAAGTGAATGCACCAGTGTCAACCCCTGTTTAAGCTCAAATGTGTTGTGTGCACACTGGATTTAACAGTGCTGCCATATTTAgtcctttctctgttttgatacatttgttttctcaggGTCGTCAGAAATTGGCAAGGTTTAGCGCTCATGAATTTGCCACTCTGGTCATTGATATTCTAACTGATGCGAAACGACGGCAGTGGGGTAATTCCTGTGAAAGTCCCAAAGGTACagcatgtgtttcagtttttattttgaacagaCCTTGAATTTCCTTTTAAATGTAGTGTGTATGCGCAAAgatgggaggaaaaaacagcaattaGGCAGCGAAGAAAGGCTAAATTGGTTGTTGCAAATAAGTTGCAGAATGTCAGTATTGAATTTTGCACTTAAATGTGGACCATGTGGGCTCAGCTGTATAGGCCACAATTAGAATGTGGACCATATGTGCCGATGCAAATAGAACGCAGCCAAACACAGATTGTGCATTGGTGATTTAATAATGAAATCTCCTGCATTCTGTAAATCATAGCAAACCACATCACAgcttgttttcttcctcatgCATCCTGAAGGAAAGTTGTTAGGACTAATGAAGAAGAGCAAGTCCTGATTTTTGGATTCAGTAAATGCAAAGTAAAATGTGCTCCTTAGCTATTTGATTTATGCAGCTGCCTGTGGCCAGCAGGCCCTGTTTGATCTCTAATGCTTTGATCTGCTGGTCTGCCTTCAGACAATGTGGAGCTGATCCTTCAGGGAATAGACAGTTGCCATAACAGTGAGAGCCAGGACAACGACCAGCCGGATTATGACAGCGTGGCATCAGATGAAGATCCAGTGCAAGAGGCCACTTGTGGGGACAACTGCAATGATAGACGGACCAAGGTAATTTTTTTGGAACGTGCAACTATCAAGATATTTATATATGTCTTGCTTTACTTTTTAAACCTTGAATCCTATTTTTAACATCTTCTGCCACAGAGCTCGGAGTCATCTGACCTGTCCGACGGACCAATCACAGTGCAGGAGTTTATGGAGGTGAAGAGTGCTCTCACTGCGTCAGAAGCCAAAATACAACAGCTTCTTAAAGTCAACTGTCACCTTAGTGAAGAGTTGCGGTTGATGCAAAGCAAGGTTAGTAAATTCACATGTAACTGATGAGCGAAGTGGGAATTGCAAAAGCAGTATATGCCCTCGTCGTTTGATTTGCATCACTTCAATTAGATGGTAGTacacattaatatttcatgatCCATAATAAGAGGTCactttattttagatttatgGTATTTACATCCTCTCTGATGCTTGCTATGTTGGTATTCTTCCTTTCCCCTTGACTCCAAAACACAGCTTGTGTTAAAGTTTTAAAATTGTGTGCGCAAGACTTGATCCATCTCCATGTTACCAGAGACTTTTAGTAATTTGATTTCACCCACAGACATTAGTAATTTATGTTCAGGTCATGCCAGTTCGAATGTGTCAGACACACAGCCTCTTCCCTATTTAAcgttttactgtgtgtgaatTATGCAGCATGGAAGTACAGATTTTGATGTATGAATGGATGAAAATGACATAGGAGGTCATAACTCAATACTTGTTCCATTTCCACTTTTCAAATTCTTCACCACGAGTGCTGCAACAGAGaaaatggctgctgtgtttctggATGGGGCAAAATTCCTGTGGTAATAATTAACAAATCACCAGACTTCCTCTGCTATGCtgttcagtgaaacagctgaactAGATCAGATGTTATAGCTCTATGTGGTCTAAGACAAAGTGAGGATTCACAGAGTCCCGAGTCAGATGCCAAAAGAACAAAGTACTAATTGACAAATGGTACCCACAGAGGACATTATGATCCATCGTCGCATAACTACAGAACCATAAAACCGACACTTCCAGTCACAAACCACTTAAATGTTGCAACGGTAAGAGTTTGAGTGTGGGAGAATCACCGCTGAGCTCGCCGTtacaaaaatgacattaaattaGATCACTGACGCCTCCAGAAGGCATGTAGCAAGCAACCAATCTGTATTTTTATAGATCCATGGATATCACGTCATTCAGTTCCTTATTTCTTGGTAGCACCCACCGACTGTGGTATTTCgacatgcatgtttttttttccccttgcttTTTCTTTAGGTCTCTACTACCGCTCCTACACTACAGTGACCCTTGAAAACGTCAACGGCAGTACAACTTTCTTTGGTCAAATATATTTCTACCAAATGACAAATACACCTTTTTGACATTTGGTAATCTGATCTCAATCAGATGTTTCTTGGATGCATCTATGGTATACTCGGCTGTATAGCTGTCCGTTTCGCCTAGGACACATTACCCGAGTATAAATGGAGTCATGGTCCCTCACAGGCAACTACAGGATCATTCCTCTGGTGATCTGGTGAATTCATTTCTATTTGCTTGTCCTCAATTGCTAATAATGTTGCCAAAcgtgtgtttaaaaaaaagacaagaaggtTTGTCACCCACGCTCCCATTTTGGGAGATGGCAGCATTTCATTTAGTTTGCTCATATGCCTCAAAGTACTGCACAGCccactgtctttctctcctcagttGGCTGAGAGACAGTGTTAACACAATGTactgcctcctcctgctggtTTATTTACTTCTTAACCatactgatgtgtttttttctaacAAAAGTGGCCATTCCGGTGCCTTATCGCCGCCCCCCAAACCTCAATTGCTGACACGGTGGAACTCCAAGACAATAACAAGCTGACTATCCTCTAAAATCTCTtctttaaatattcatgtttgTATATTGTCACAGCCAGACACATTAACTAAAGAAAAGGAGCTTTTGTCTTAGCCTGTTAACCCCTCTGCGCCCTTGATGGCTCTGCCCTCAATGCTTTATACGTTCTGCATTTTACCTTATGTCCCAAAAGTTAATTAGTTCACTCTATGATTATTTGGACTCTGATTGTTGGACAGAAAGCTGAGAAAGTCATGTTTCCCATCGCTCTTTTCAGTTTCTAAGTGTAACGTAAATAAGGGCAGCCTATTACGTGGCGGTTTCTCAAGGGGTCGTGCATCAGGAGTTGCTGTCAACATGCAGCGTCAGCATTTGTCAAAGCAGCAAAGCTTTTGTTGTTAGAAAAACTTTGTTagagaaaccaaaaacaaaagagtgggTGATGATGGAGTTGACATAGAGGAATTGCTTTCCTCCTGCAGGCTAAGCTGTATTCTCCTCTATTATTGATGTCTGGCTGGGCCTTTGTAAGGAGATCGTCCCCCAGCTATGGTTGAATTGAAAGATGTTTTGTTCTCTTCAGCTGAACTCCctgcagactgaaaacacaacactgcgATGGCAGACCCCCAGCGGACAACAGCAGCTCCAGGGGCCCTTTGGTCGACACCCTCCCCGCGGGGGCCGCGCCATGTCCATGTATGAGACGGGCTCTAGTCCAAGGCAGTACCCCCACCGAGTCGAAACAGCTCGGCATGAGGATGGAGTCATCTTACAACCCTTCCCAACCAATGTAAGCACAGAGGCACAGCTTTTCCCGCTGTATTGTCCTCACGAGACAATATAAGGATGATGCCTGGCTTGGGGCTGGTGTTGGTTTTTCATCGTTCATTCAATCATTTCATTCGTTGCATCTCCATATGAGTATGCTCAACTTGGTTTGACCCCTTTCTAGATTGGGAGGGGTCCTTTGGGAACGgctgcttcctccctccctACCTTCCCCTCTCCCCTGTCCTGGTCGTGGGATGAGAGATCTCGAAGGGTTAAGTACTGAAGTTCCCTCGGTTCAGAGGCAGCCCCCAGGGGACGGTGAAAACCGTTCCCCCTGCTTGACCCCACAGTCTTCTCTCTCCTGACCTGTGTcttttaaactgctttttttatCAGTATGGCCTGCCTTCCTGCCTGCATGCACCACAGTGCCTCTGCTTCAGTTCAGTTATCTGAACAACTCCAGCTTTTCATCCACAGAGAACCTTTAACCAGAGCTGCTTTGGCTCAAGTCAGCATCAGAGGTGATGATGAAATGTTGTACCAGGGAAAGCTGTTCGAATGATCAGACAGCAGAGTCCAAAACCCGTGAAAGGTAGATAAAATGGCTCATCACAATGTGCTTATTAGTCCTAGCCGCTGATAAGTGCTCAAAGAGTTTACATCAGGATTTCTACGCATCTACTAATCGCACCTGGTTGtacatttcctgtctttttcctcttcatctgcttTAAATCACATGTCTGATGGTGTGAAGTtgatttcagaaatgcatgtttcTGATTTGTATGTGCCCACCGTTGCTCTGGTAATATGTTTGTGCTaatcatgtacagtatatactgcaTTAGATTGTAATTCAGTGATGTCTCTATAGGGCTGTAGTCTGGAAGGACAGAGCATCATGCTGGAGAACGATTACGACACTGCGCCCAACCACTCTGAACTGGAGGAGACTGGGTaaggctgtttgtgtttactttgtTCCCACTCATGCAAAATGGCTTTGACTGTGAAACGCactgcacattttcagacagagTTTCGATTTTAAACTGCTTTCTCTGAAAAAGTTTgtaaacatttgtacattttcacCACTGatacaatacaaaaaaatcCTCAATTTATTCGCCCAAACCAGCTAAATGGTCCTTAATACATTAATATATTGTTTAATGTGATGTCATTGATATTAGGTTACGAGATGCTGTAgtatttactgaaataaaattaaGGGGAAGGAAAGAGATGGAGTAAGAAATGCCTGGAAAGAACTTTGATGTTAACTAAATGGGAAGGTCTTTCTTCTTGGTGCTATGGATAACGTCATTGTAGCAGCTTAGAGGGTTCAATATCACATGGAGGCATAGCAGGAAGCTAGACTAATATTGGGTTTGACAGATGTTCAGAAAGAGGCCTTGATTGGAACAGCAGGGCTGCACAGGACTAACAGAGGAAGGTCTGTCTGACATAAGCTGccagttgcaaaaaaaaaacaacatatgagCAAGAGCCAGAGTAGCCTTGCACATGTCCTCTACCTCTGGTTGTTATTACATCACATACATATAGTGCCTATTATAGACACTGCTATTGGCTATTTGTTGTGTAGCCATAAATGGATGCATCCAGTTCTCTCCTGAATATAGAAGACTAATAGCTACTTTCACCATCTCATAGGACAAAATGATGAGACGATGaaattttatatccaaaaggtcaaattCAACTTAACTGTGACATTGTAATGTTGTGCCAAAACACTTCTGGCCATCATTCAACACtataactcaggaacagaaggagagattttgaccatatttcacatttggtcagacactgaattgTGGACACTAATCTTTGGCGTCCAGCTTCAAACTGTAGTGATTGTgtagatcaggcatctcaaaccggttccataaagggccgcgtggctgcaggttttcattccaacccaggaggagcacatcaggccaaccaatcaacatcaagggatcacttagttatcagctgaagactgagatcagctgattaattgattccagcctggtgtgctcctccttggttggaatgaaaacttgcagccacgcggccctttatggaaccggtttgagatgcctggtgtAGATACTCTGTGgtgccgggttgaagatgtgtgtgcgaagcatccacattttacaatttgtagcttctttgcaggaACATCCATGTTTGAAGCATTGCAGTCACCGCAAGCTCATTgggtgattgtcgttgcaccacGTGATGAAGACTCCTCAGCAGCAGTccacagcatgtttctcactggaagtcattcactggaatcatataTGTCAATAtaataacttccatttcaccaaaaatgCGCTTAATACATCCTGTTAAATTCCACGAAAGTCTTCTCTGCATATATTATACGAGTCTGggcagacatggatgtaaacggCAACTGTGGTTGGCGGAGGCATACAACCGCGAGGCGGTAATTCTAGTTTCATCAAGATTTGGTTTAGATGGAACCTAACAGCCACTAAATTCTCAGCCTTAGACTTTGCTGCACTGTTGTAAATACAAAGTACGAACCAGGCTGTATTTGCTTTACCACAGAGAATCATATTTCACTTAATTCAGTCAATGTACTGtaaaccaggaaaaaaaaatccacatttaaagGGGAACCTCACTTATTTTGGAGTGGAACAACACCTGTAGTTTTCACCTCTTTTAAAAATAACCAACAACTCTGTTTAATAGTTAAAGGTAAAGTATACAAATGTTGCAGTGCACGCGGCAGtaagtcattttcttttcatttgtagCAGCCCTGTTCCAGCCTCTGATGCAGTGGAgccaggggaggagggggaggaagatgCCACGCTGCCATGCACAGAGGATGTCATCTGTAAGACAGAGCAGATCACTAAGAACATACAGGAGCTTCTGAGAGCTGCCCAGGAGACCAAACATGAAAGGTAATTCATGATTCATACATAAATAACAAATGctataattaaaaaatgtaaaattagaTGTATTAAAAGATGGTTAGTCATTCTTTAAAGTCAGATCTTGTCATTATTTGATGTGCTGTAAACCACAGCCTGAACTCTGTATATTGCAGCCATGGCTGTATTTCTGTCATCCTTTTGAAGAGGGTGAATGAGGTTTCACCCTCTTGTCTCAGCTACTTCTAGGTCAGTGGTTTTCAGTAGCTGTCCTCGGGGCCCAGGAccctgctggttttcatttaGTCACAGCCAGCTAGCCAGTGACTGATTTATACCTGAGTTGCAGGACGATTGCAGTAATTTAATAAACCAGCATTGAGAGGTACTGATTTTGAGCCTCACGGACTGGTGTCTGTGCTTAGAAACTGTGCGTCTGCTGGGGGTAGGCCTTCAGTCCTAAAGtgcagctgacaggaaacaaacaccACATGACCACATATTCCCCTGTGGAAAGCCAAATCCACAGAGAGCTACTTAAGTCACTGAGGTTTCTTGTGTGTACCATACATaccatgtgtgtatgtttgttggCTTGACTGGTGCACAAATGTTATAGTATTAATATGAAACTATAGACGGTACTTCTTTCCAAGGTATCACTGGTGTAATGTAGGCTTTCACAGCTTGATTATTGGCTTCCTCTGTGAGGATCTGAGTGTAAGTCATGATGTTTTTCTGGTTTCCTCGGGTGTCACTGAAATTAacgctgtttgttttgaatccTCAACAGCCACGCTGTCTGCCATCCCAGTGTTGTTTGCTCATCTTTTGCGGTTTTGTGTAACATTTCACCCTGGCTGGTTATCTCTAGCTTCTTCTGGAAAGTTGCCCCACCGCCTTGCATATGTTTAGTTACATAATCAAATACAGTAGACAGACAGTGTCTCAAGCATTTTAATGCTTTACTTAGACATCCTGAGGTTGTGTAAGCAGCAGTAATATTTGCAGACCTTTAGCAGGTCTGCTAGATTAAACATGGAAAGAGGCACTTTGTCGATGATTGAAAACCTTTTGCTATTGAGCAAACGATCAGAATTTCatattcaaaatgaaatgtgctctTTTTTAGTTTAAGGAATGTTTGGAGTGGTTGTTTGATCACCCATTGACCCTGTTGTCTCCCGCAGCTTCCTGCCTTGTTCAGAAAAGATCTGCAATGCTGTGACAGAGATGGCCGCCCTGTTTCCCAAGGTAAGATGACACCCACCAACAGCTTGGTGTCCCTCCCCCAAGCAATCAAGggatttgttgtttgtttgagcaGCCAAAGGGGATCTAAAGTGACCTGTTAATATTGGGTAGGCCCTGTTCATTGCATTACTTGGCTTCATGTTTGCCATTCATTGGATTACTTTGTTTTAtctttactcacacacacacacagcctgctcACCACAATGAGGGTTAATTTATGGACGCTGTCATGTCGGTCCCTTATCGAGTCTCCATCATCCCTCCTTTCCCTCACAGAGGCCGTCCTCAGAGACCGTACGCGggtctctgtgtctgctcacTTCGAGCGCCAGCCGGCTCCACGGAGAGTGCCAGAAGGCGGCAGAGCACAACCCCTGCCCGTCGGACATCCAGCTGGTCACTCAGCAGGTCATCCAGTGCGCCTATGACATTGCCAAAGCTGCCAAGCAACTTGTCACTGTGACaaccaaagaaaacaacaactaactaaaacccaaagacattcccgaaacactaaaaatacagtttatcaATGATGTTGCTAATTCCATCAGTGTTAACACCATTTCCCTCCCTCCAATTTTAATCAGTGTAAGCGTTCACACACATTCCTTGCAGTGggaaaatctttaaaaaaaaaaaaaagatgcaccATGCAAAATTATGGATGactaaaaacatttatttattttgttgtttttgtatcatGGTAGTAACGGAGTAGACAAACATTGAAAGATGCAGACAGAATCTGTTACCATTCCTTACCTCACAAAGAGAACAGTTTAATCCACAGTTTCCAAAAGTGCaatgttgtgtgtatgtatatatatatatataaagcaaTTAGAACAACAAGCAGTTGAGCCTTCTATATTGTACTTTCCTCCATAGAGGTTATTAGTTGTGGTCCTTGAGGTCAGTTGTCAGGTGTGACTGAGCTGCCAGAGAGACCAAACGTCTGCAATCACACCTGGCAGCAAGCACCAGAATAGATGAACCCTAATCTACACCAGTGACATCAGTATATTTTCCTTAAGTGTTTTTAAGATGCAACAACAGTATTTTAATCTTGAATCATCGTGGTGCCACTTGCTTAGAGTTCAGATGTTTGTTTAGCAAGCAAACTgtgatttattaacaaaaatagCTTCAGTGCATGGAGCACCGCGTCAGGCCAGCAGTACCAAGAGTGTGCGAACGTTCATtccatccagcagctccagcaggtgATTTCACTGTTCAGTCCCTCCGCTCTGGTTGAAGATGTGTTTATAAGTAAAGTATCAGTAGTTTTTGGAGTTATAATGTTACAGCCatacttctgtgtgtgtgtgtgtg
The Chelmon rostratus isolate fCheRos1 chromosome 19, fCheRos1.pri, whole genome shotgun sequence DNA segment above includes these coding regions:
- the git2b gene encoding ARF GTPase-activating protein GIT2b isoform X1, translating into MSKRVRSREVCADCSAPEPRWASVNRGVLICDECCSIHRGLGRHSSQVRHLTHSPWPSSQLQMVQTLYGNGANSIWEHSLLDPSSSVSGKRKANPQDRVHPNKTEFIKAKYQMLAYVHRMPCREDDSVTAKDLSKQLHSSVRTGNLETCLRLLSLGAQANFFHPEKGNTPLHIAAKAGQMLQAELLAVYGADPGALDSSGKTPIDYARQAGHQELAERLVEIQYELTDRLTFYLCGRRPDHRNGQHFIIPQMADSSLDLSEFAKAAKKKLQSLSNHQFEELAMDVYDEVDRRETDAVWLATQNHSTLVTDTTVVPFLPVNPEYSSTRNQGRQKLARFSAHEFATLVIDILTDAKRRQWGNSCESPKDNVELILQGIDSCHNSESQDNDQPDYDSVASDEDPVQEATCGDNCNDRRTKSSESSDLSDGPITVQEFMEVKSALTASEAKIQQLLKVNCHLSEELRLMQSKLNSLQTENTTLRWQTPSGQQQLQGPFGRHPPRGGRAMSMYETGSSPRQYPHRVETARHEDGVILQPFPTNIGRGPLGTAASSLPTFPSPLSWSWDERSRRGCSLEGQSIMLENDYDTAPNHSELEETGSPVPASDAVEPGEEGEEDATLPCTEDVICKTEQITKNIQELLRAAQETKHESFLPCSEKICNAVTEMAALFPKRPSSETVRGSLCLLTSSASRLHGECQKAAEHNPCPSDIQLVTQQVIQCAYDIAKAAKQLVTVTTKENNN
- the git2b gene encoding ARF GTPase-activating protein GIT2b isoform X4, whose amino-acid sequence is MSKRVRSREVCADCSAPEPRWASVNRGVLICDECCSIHRGLGRHSSQVRHLTHSPWPSSQLQMVQTLYGNGANSIWEHSLLDPSSSVSGKRKANPQDRVHPNKTEFIKAKYQMLAYVHRMPCREDDSVTAKDLSKQLHSSVRTGNLETCLRLLSLGAQANFFHPEKGNTPLHIAAKAGQMLQAELLAVYGADPGALDSSGKTPIDYARQAGHQELAERLVEIQYELTDRLTFYLCGRRPDHRNGQHFIIPQMADSSLDLSEFAKAAKKKLQSLSNHQFEELAMDVYDEVDRRETDAVWLATQNHSTLVTDTTVVPFLPVNPEYSSTRNQGRQKLARFSAHEFATLVIDILTDAKRRQWGNSCESPKDNVELILQGIDSCHNSESQDNDQPDYDSVASDEDPVQEATCGDNCNDRRTKSSESSDLSDGPITVQEFMEVKSALTASEAKIQQLLKVNCHLSEELRLMQSKLNSLQTENTTLRWQTPSGQQQLQGPFGRHPPRGGRAMSMYETGSSPRQYPHRVETARHEDGVILQPFPTNGCSLEGQSIMLENDYDTAPNHSELEETGSPVPASDAVEPGEEGEEDATLPCTEDVICKTEQITKNIQELLRAAQETKHESFLPCSEKICNAVTEMAALFPKRPSSETVRGSLCLLTSSASRLHGECQKAAEHNPCPSDIQLVTQQVIQCAYDIAKAAKQLVTVTTKENNN
- the git2b gene encoding ARF GTPase-activating protein GIT2b isoform X2, translated to MSKRVRSREVCADCSAPEPRWASVNRGVLICDECCSIHRGLGRHSSQVRHLTHSPWPSSQLQMVQTLYGNGANSIWEHSLLDPSSSVSGKRKANPQDRVHPNKTEFIKAKYQMLAYVHRMPCREDDSVTAKDLSKQLHSSVRTGNLETCLRLLSLGAQANFFHPEKGNTPLHIAAKAGQMLQAELLAVYGADPGALDSSGKTPIDYARQAGHQELAERLVEIQYELTDRLTFYLCGRRPDHRNGQHFIIPQMADSLDLSEFAKAAKKKLQSLSNHQFEELAMDVYDEVDRRETDAVWLATQNHSTLVTDTTVVPFLPVNPEYSSTRNQGRQKLARFSAHEFATLVIDILTDAKRRQWGNSCESPKDNVELILQGIDSCHNSESQDNDQPDYDSVASDEDPVQEATCGDNCNDRRTKSSESSDLSDGPITVQEFMEVKSALTASEAKIQQLLKVNCHLSEELRLMQSKLNSLQTENTTLRWQTPSGQQQLQGPFGRHPPRGGRAMSMYETGSSPRQYPHRVETARHEDGVILQPFPTNIGRGPLGTAASSLPTFPSPLSWSWDERSRRGCSLEGQSIMLENDYDTAPNHSELEETGSPVPASDAVEPGEEGEEDATLPCTEDVICKTEQITKNIQELLRAAQETKHESFLPCSEKICNAVTEMAALFPKRPSSETVRGSLCLLTSSASRLHGECQKAAEHNPCPSDIQLVTQQVIQCAYDIAKAAKQLVTVTTKENNN
- the git2b gene encoding ARF GTPase-activating protein GIT2b isoform X5; translation: MSKRVRSREVCADCSAPEPRWASVNRGVLICDECCSIHRGLGRHSSQVRHLTHSPWPSSQLQMVQTLYGNGANSIWEHSLLDPSSSVSGKRKANPQDRVHPNKTEFIKAKYQMLAYVHRMPCREDDSVTAKDLSKQLHSSVRTGNLETCLRLLSLGAQANFFHPEKGNTPLHIAAKAGQMLQAELLAVYGADPGALDSSGKTPIDYARQAGHQELAERLVEIQYELTDRLTFYLCGRRPDHRNGQHFIIPQMADSSLDLSEFAKAAKKKLQSLSNHQFEELAMDVYDEVDRRETDAVWLATQNHSTLVTDTTVVPFLPVNPEYSSTRNQGRQKLARFSAHEFATLVIDILTDAKRRQWGNSCESPKDNVELILQGIDSCHNSESQDNDQPDYDSVASDEDPVQEATCGDNCNDRRTKSSESSDLSDGPITVQEFMEVKSALTASEAKIQQLLKVNCHLSEELRLMQSKLNSLQTENTTLRWQTPSGQQQLQGPFGRHPPRGGRAMSMYETGSSPRQYPHRVETARHEDGVILQPFPTNGCSLEGQSIMLENDYDTAPNHSELEETGPVPASDAVEPGEEGEEDATLPCTEDVICKTEQITKNIQELLRAAQETKHESFLPCSEKICNAVTEMAALFPKRPSSETVRGSLCLLTSSASRLHGECQKAAEHNPCPSDIQLVTQQVIQCAYDIAKAAKQLVTVTTKENNN